The Acidobacteriota bacterium genome includes the window GCACTTCCGGATTGAGCGGTTCTTCGTACGGATCGGAAACGCCCGTGAATTGTTTGATTTCGCCAGCGATGGCTTTTTTGTATAGGCCTTTGATATCGCGCGCGACCAGCGTGTCGAGTGATGCATGGACAAACACTTCGACAAACTTCACGCCTTCGCCTTCGACGCTGGCGCGCACTTCGTCGCGGATTTCGCGGTAAGGAGAAATCGCCGCCGCAATCACGCCCACGCCGTTGCGCGATAACAACCTCGCGACATAACCGATGCGGCGAATGTTCGTGTCCCGATCTTCTTTGGAAAATCCCAGCCCTTTGCTGAGGTTGGTGCGAACTTCGTCGCCGTCGAGCACTTCGACGGCAACGCCGCGTTCGCGCAGTTGAGGAACCAAGGCATCTGTCAGCGTCGTTTTGCCAGCGCCCGACAAACCTGTAAACCAGAGAGTAAATCCTTGTGCCATAAAACTTGTGTAAATTCCTTTCGTGTGTGTTGGAGGCGGCGATCGGAATCGAACCGATGAATAAAGGTTTTGCAGACCTTTGCCTTACCACTTGGCTACACCGCCCCGTAATTCGTTTATGCCTTTGCGCTTGCGGCAGCCTGCCGGAAGCCTTCGATCAGTACTTGCGCGACTTCGGGACGCGTGAACTCAATTGGCGGAATTTCGCCATTGGTCAGCATTTCGCGCACCTTGGTGCCGCTCAAGCTGACGTGATGCGAAGCGTCGTGCGGGCAGGTTTTCAGCGAAGCCATGCCGTCGCACTTGCGGCAATAAAACGTGTTGTCGAAAAACATCGGCGTGATGCCGATTTCTTCCGGCGTGAAGTCGCCGAAAATCTTTTGCGCGTCATAAGTGCCGTAATAATTACCAACGCCTGCGTGGTCGCGGCCTAC containing:
- the cysC gene encoding adenylyl-sulfate kinase, giving the protein MAQGFTLWFTGLSGAGKTTLTDALVPQLRERGVAVEVLDGDEVRTNLSKGLGFSKEDRDTNIRRIGYVARLLSRNGVGVIAAAISPYREIRDEVRASVEGEGVKFVEVFVHASLDTLVARDIKGLYKKAIAGEIKQFTGVSDPYEEPLNPEVRVSSDNETVEESAGKILAKLEALGLIAEVQKAKAA